The genomic interval AATGCTCGCCCAGCTCTATTTGGCGCAGTGGTTGGAGATAGGAGATCTTCGTCCTGATTTCATCCTGATATTCTTGGTCTATATATCAGCCCGCTATGGTAGAATAGCCGGCATACTATGGGGATTTGGGGCTGGTTTTTTGCAGGATCTTACTGGGTCACTCAGCGTGCTGGGGGCCAATGCGCTGGCAAAGTCTGTCGTTGGTTATATCCTGGGCACGCTGAATGGCACCCTGACGGTGTGGACCCCCCGGATCGTGAACC from Candidatus Neomarinimicrobiota bacterium carries:
- the mreD gene encoding rod shape-determining protein MreD — encoded protein: MVQALKITGVFVGVMLAQLYLAQWLEIGDLRPDFILIFLVYISARYGRIAGILWGFGAGFLQDLTGSLSVLGANALAKSVVGYILGTLNGTLTVWTPRIVNLYIYGTLVGHAVIYQLVMSWGLEIAPGLLISRILLEAFISSVIVTGMRFVLPLMPSQA